Proteins encoded in a region of the Cydia pomonella isolate Wapato2018A chromosome 3, ilCydPomo1, whole genome shotgun sequence genome:
- the LOC133516140 gene encoding putative peptidyl-tRNA hydrolase PTRHD1 isoform X2: MSNTLVQYVLLRSDLLKELGWSIGALVAQACHAATAVLHLYKDDEQTVRYLNDLDNMHKVVLEVPNEETLKKLAVKLKENDIAHKLWIEQPENIATCLALKPYPKDEGQRKQEYWQCFTPSQVVITNLFCGKGKKSAFETWSTVSSLIAYRALAPM; the protein is encoded by the exons ATGTCTAATACATTAGTACAATATGTTTTGTTGCGTAGTGATTTGTTGAAAGAATTGGGTTGGTCTATTGGAGCATTGGTAGCACAAGCATGCCATGCCGCTACGGCAGTTTTACACCTTTACAAAGACGACGAGCAGACAGTACGTTACTTGAATGATTTAGACAATATGCACAAGGTGGTTTTAGAG GTTCCAAACGAAGAAACACTAAAGAAATTAGCTGTAAAACTGAAAGAGAATGACATAGCTCATAAATTATGGATTGAACAACCAGAAAATATAGCCACATGTCTCGCCCTGAAACCATATCCAAAAGATgag GGCCAAAGAAAGCAGGAATACTGGCAATGTTTCACGCCTTCCCAGGTTGTGATAACAAATCTTTTTTGCGGCAAAGGAAAGAAGAGTGCCTTTGAGACCTGGAGTACAGTATCTTCTCTGATAGCAT ATCGGGCTCTTGCACCGATGTGA
- the LOC133516140 gene encoding putative peptidyl-tRNA hydrolase PTRHD1 isoform X1, whose product MSNTLVQYVLLRSDLLKELGWSIGALVAQACHAATAVLHLYKDDEQTVRYLNDLDNMHKVVLEVPNEETLKKLAVKLKENDIAHKLWIEQPENIATCLALKPYPKDEGQRKQEYWQCFTPSQVVITNLFCGKGKKSAFETWSTVSSLIACTINIFICICIETNKQISTVHCVK is encoded by the exons ATGTCTAATACATTAGTACAATATGTTTTGTTGCGTAGTGATTTGTTGAAAGAATTGGGTTGGTCTATTGGAGCATTGGTAGCACAAGCATGCCATGCCGCTACGGCAGTTTTACACCTTTACAAAGACGACGAGCAGACAGTACGTTACTTGAATGATTTAGACAATATGCACAAGGTGGTTTTAGAG GTTCCAAACGAAGAAACACTAAAGAAATTAGCTGTAAAACTGAAAGAGAATGACATAGCTCATAAATTATGGATTGAACAACCAGAAAATATAGCCACATGTCTCGCCCTGAAACCATATCCAAAAGATgag GGCCAAAGAAAGCAGGAATACTGGCAATGTTTCACGCCTTCCCAGGTTGTGATAACAAATCTTTTTTGCGGCAAAGGAAAGAAGAGTGCCTTTGAGACCTGGAGTACAGTATCTTCTCTGATAGCATGTACaatcaacatttttatttgtatatgtatagaAACTAATAAACAAATTTCCACAGTACAttgtgtaaaataa